The sequence TATTCCTTCATTttaatgagaaagaaagaaactcctgttggagcagaacacaaagaagcaaagaaggggccgaaaccaccaaggcaaccattagcatttcctttgtgaatgctaatgctccccgtgTGCTAGTCTCCACACCGGACATGTTTAGATTGCCTTGTGATGATTGATGCGGTCTGGATTCCGGTGGATCCGGTGGATCCGGTGGATCCGGTTGATCACTAGCACACAGTGATATATATTCAGCAGGTGGCGGCGTTTGTCCACACAGGTAGCGCCCCCTTGAGGGCTGTCATGTATGTCCCACTTCAAACCGGGGCTAACAgttttatgtttgtctgttagcgggGTAAAAGATTAAAACTACGCATGCTGGAGAATGAAAGACGGAGCCGTGATTTGTCCTGTAGACTTCAAAGGGACGGACGGTCCAGCGTGTCCCTCTGGTCCTGAGACTTGATTCTGCAGCGTCTGGAACTCACTTTGTCGGTTTACGGCTCAGGATGAAAACCCTTGAGGGCGGGGAGCGAGCTGCTCCGCCACGTTGGACccactttattattttattctccttttcctttcgtctaatttctttattatttgttattcaGAGAATTGTGACACCAGAAATTAAATTTCTAATTGTTAAAAGTACTTCCTCCAAAGAGACTGTGTGAACGATGACGAGGCCATTAAAAATAGACTgagctttattcattcatcttcacatTGCTTTTGGAAGGCAGATCAGGTTACAAGGCACAGTTTACTCCATCATCAAAGCACAACGATACCAAACAAAAAtagaatatatatttgttaaaaagcaaaacaaatcatGATTGGGGACTTCCAGTCGCTTCTCTCTCCTGAGCATGAAATAAAACGCTGAGCGACGCGACGGACGCGACGCCGGAGGCCTGTTGTAACATTCGTGAAATACTGACATGACCTCCCCGTCTGCCCGCCGCGCTGCACACTGAGGCCtcgcagcaggaagtgatgtcacccAACGAGGACACATCAGCCATGCTGTTTGATGCTAATAGCTGCTTCAGCGGCGCCGCGGCTCCTTAGACGGCCTCCTGCTTTGTGATGGCGGGCTGAGGGATGGAGGCGGGATGCTTCGGCGCCGTGGCGATGACTCCCTGAGCCAGTTTGTAATGTTCCGAGCTGGAGGCAGTGGGCGGAGACGGGATCGGGGTTTCAGGAGTGGCTGAAAAGGAGAGGCCAGTTCTCAGGTGAGGAAGAAACACTTTAAACACGAGAAGGAAGAAGAACAGAAGttaataatccagattattcCTGTGAAGAACTTAGAGCCCGTTTGTCCTTCCAGCTACTGCACCTGAGAAAGTGGCGCCGGGGGCCGGGGCTCAGGAGACGACGGGCGCGGTCAGTGTGCtcgcgctaacgctaaccgATTCAAGCTAAAGCCAGCTCCAAAGAGAACTCTTACACATCTGACCGTTGTGGGTCGGCGCCGGCATGCTGCTGGCCACGATCACGTTGCTGCTCAGGTGCTCCTGCACCAGGTGAGGGTGGAGCGTGTGAGGTGCATGCTGAGCCTCATTGGCAGAACCTGGATAACGAAAGGCACAACCGGGATGAGAGCGGCGCCTCCCCGGCGGCGCTCGGGGCCGGGCGGCGTGCCCCACCTCCCAGAAGCATTTCCTGCAGCAGGTTGTCGATCTTGGCCATGCCGAAGAGTTTGACGAACTGGATCTGCTCGATCATCTGCCAGGTGATGCTCTGCAGcgtgggcagcagcagcagcagctccccgAAGCGGCCCCGGGAGTCGTACTGCCGGTCGTTGATGTAGTCCTCCAGGCTGACCTGGACCTGGTACCGCATCCGCTTGATCTTCCCAGGGTCGCTCAGACCTTTGGCGTCTGGGGCAAATAAAAGCAGGGCTGTTTGCAGAGCGTCATCGACCTGTGACCTCCCGTCAGCGCGTCCGGAAGAGGCTGCTCACCCGGGTCGAAGAACACGATGGCCTTCAAGCAGGCGTACTCGTTGTCGTCCACCTGCAGCTCCTGGAAGGGCAGCACCAGCTCATCCAGGATCCTCAGCGCCACCCTGCCGACCTCCAGCTCCGGACAGCTCCGGGGGACGATGTGGTCGTTTCCTGCAGGAGAACCACGTTAGACTGCCGccggcgggggggagggggggggggctcgtacCCAACAGCAGGACGTCTTTGTACAGCATGGACCGCTTCGCAGCGCCGAGGAGGAGGTGTTCTCCGGCGTGAGCTCGCAGCAGCGCCACCTGAAAGGCAGCAAGCGTTGACTCGTCTTCGtcactacttcctgtctgcttgtTTTTCGTTTCGTAGGACGAGACGAGAAGAATAAATAAGAGACACGTTTACTTTTGATCTCTAAATAATCAGGATGGCTTCTAGCTAGCAGCGTGCTAATAGATCCGACGCTATCGGAATGTTCTGGTGCCGTTNNNNNNNNNNNNNNNNNNNNNNNNNNNNNNNNNNNNNNNNNNNNNNNNNNNNNNNNNNNNNNNNNNNNNNNNNNNNNNNNNNNNNNNNNNNNNNNNNNNNGGCTCCACAAACCCCCCCTCCCTAGCTCCGCCCAGTAACAAGGTATCTCCCCGAGCCAGCGGAGTGTGATGGAGACCCACTGGGCTCAGAGAGGGAACCAGACTGACAGCAGAGcttgtcctccctccctcacccgATGGGGGGGGCCCTGGTTGATGGTTAACCAGAACCTCCAGTGAGATAACTGATTCCTGCCGCCCCCTCCCAGCTCAGGAATAGATGAACAATCCTTCCATGAGCTACGTCAGGTCAGAGCCTGGTCACCGCCCAAAACCAGGCCTGTCTGTCTGAACGCTCTGAACGCCTGAACGCCCTGAACGCCCTGAACGCCCTGAACGCTCTGacgctctgaacgctctgaacgctctgaacgctctgacgCTCTGACCGCTCTGACGCTCTGACCGCTCTGACGCTCTGACCGCTCTGAACGCCTGAACGCTCTGAACGCCCTGAACGCTCTGACcgctctgaacgctctgacgctctgaacgctctgacgCCCTGAACGCTCTGACGCCCTGAACGCTCTGACGCTCTGAACGCCCTGAACGCCTGACCGCTCTGAACGCCCTGAACGCCCTGAACGCTCTGACGCTCTGACGCTCTGAACGCCCTGAACGCTCTGACGCCCTGAACGCTCTGAACGCCCTGaacgctctgaacgctctgacgCTCTGAACGCCCTGAACGCTCTGACCGTCTGACGCTCTGAACGCCCTGAACGCCCTGaacgctctgaacgctctgacgctctgaacgctctgaacgctctgacgctctgaacgctctgaacgccctgaacgctctgaacgcgctgaacgctctgaacgctctgacgctctgaacgctctgacgCTCTGATgctctgaacgctctgacgctctgaacgctctgacgctctgaacgctctgaacgctctgacgCTCTGATgctctgaacgctctgaacgctctgacgctctgaacgctctgaacgctctgacgCTCTGATgctctgaacgctctgaacgctctgacgCTCTGATgctctgaacgctctgaacgctctgaacgcgctgaacgctctgaacgctctgacgctctgaacgctctgaacgctctgaacgctctgatgctctgaacgctctgaacgctctgaacgctctgatgctctgaacgctctgaacgctctgacgCTCTGATgctctgaacgctctgaacgctctgaacgctctgaacgctctgaacgctctgacgcgctgaacgctctgaacgctctgacgCGGCGCTCAGCAAACAGGCTTGTGTTTGAGGAGAAAGTGCCAGTACATGGCAGGGGGGTCAACGACCTCAGGTTCAACCGGCCTCCAACGTTTAACCACACTAAAGTTATAGTGGGCGCTCATAAACGTATTTCCTCTCTCGGCTCCCG is a genomic window of Brachionichthys hirsutus isolate HB-005 chromosome 2, CSIRO-AGI_Bhir_v1, whole genome shotgun sequence containing:
- the hnf4a gene encoding hepatocyte nuclear factor 4-alpha, producing MVNGKPRVSATMEPPFGSSDEDESTLAAFQVALLRAHAGEHLLLGAAKRSMLYKDVLLLGNDHIVPRSCPELEVGRVALRILDELVLPFQELQVDDNEYACLKAIVFFDPDAKGLSDPGKIKRMRYQVQVSLEDYINDRQYDSRGRFGELLLLLPTLQSITWQMIEQIQFVKLFGMAKIDNLLQEMLLGGSANEAQHAPHTLHPHLVQEHLSSNVIVASSMPAPTHNGQMSTPETPIPSPPTASSSEHYKLAQGVIATAPKHPASIPQPAITKQEAV